A window of Malania oleifera isolate guangnan ecotype guangnan chromosome 5, ASM2987363v1, whole genome shotgun sequence contains these coding sequences:
- the LOC131155849 gene encoding LOW QUALITY PROTEIN: pollen-specific leucine-rich repeat extensin-like protein 1 (The sequence of the model RefSeq protein was modified relative to this genomic sequence to represent the inferred CDS: inserted 3 bases in 2 codons; substituted 1 base at 1 genomic stop codon) produces MQALGCFLLLSLSLFSLSISLALSNAEATFIAHHQLLTHPKNDNLPHDFEYELDLVETLANLRLKKAYVVTCVALQALKKAIYFDPYNTTGNWVGANVCEYNGVFYAVALDDPKLSVVTGVDLNHADIIGYLLVKLGLLADMALFHINSNRFCGIIPNTFSRLKLLHELDVSNNRFVGPFPKVVLSIPSLKXDIRFNDFKGKLLSELFEKDLDALFLKHNSFTSTIAESLGNSPVSVPVLANXQVTDCIPSSIGKMNNTLNEFVFLNNHLHGCLPPEIGSLRNVMVFDGSGNSFSNVLPNSFFELEKLEHLNLAHNVLTEFVSEKICKLLTLLNFTFLKNYFTGEASACVPKSKKDTIVLDDAGNCLLDRPKXKLMKSCLLVVSRPVDYSKAKCGGSHGHSSSSKLKPLPTPSPKLKPSPPPRGQGVTTLVTPVSSPKPKPSPVPVPTLPKGPTPSPPPIPSTPATPPPSPKPKPSPVPILAPPKAPTPSPPPVPSPPQSSKPSPSPISNPLRPSKPSSAPEGSPFKNSPVERFHSPPPPTKTVPLSPKSAKSPPPPVSPPPLVHSPPPLVQSPPPPPPVHFPPPPVFFPPPLVNSPPLLVRSPPPPVHFPPPPLKQSHPQLHRSVPPPPPPVHSPPPPVHSPPSPVHSPPPLVHSPPPPVHSPPPPIHSPPPSVHSPPPPICSPPPSSVSSPPPIFSPPPPPTQSLPPPPVRSPPPPVHSPPPLVHSPPSSVHSPPPLVHSPPPPVHSPPPPIRSPLPPPVSSPPPPVFSPPPPPAQSLPPPPSQSPYPPAAASSPPPSYDDNIILPPNFGSEYLSPPPPAFLGY; encoded by the exons ATGCAGGCCTTGGGCTGCTTtctccttctctccctctctctcttttccctcTCCATCTCCTTGGCCTTGTCCAATGCCGAGGCCACCTTCATCGCCCATCACCAGCTCTTGACGCATCCAAAGAACGATAATCTTCCCCATGACTTCGAATATGAGCTTGACTTGGTTGAGACTCTTGCCAACTTGAGGCTTAAGAAGGCCTAc gtcgttacatgcGTTGCCCTCCAGGCACTCAAAAAGGCCATATATTTTGATCCCTATAACACAACCGGCAATTGGGTTGGTGCCAATGTGTGTGAGTACAATGGTGTCTTCTACGCCGTGGCGCTAGATGACCCCAAATTGAGCGTGGTCACCGGTGTCGACCTCAACCATGCCGACATCATCGGGTACCTCCTGGTTAAGCTCGGGCTCTTGGCGGATATGGCTCTCTTCCACATTAACTCAAACAGGTTTTGTGGGATCATCCCCAATACCTTCTCTAGGCTGAAATTGCTCCACGAGCTTGATGTGAGCAACAACCGCTTCGTTGGTCCTTTCCCCAAGGTTGTTCTCTCCATCCCATCGCTCAA TGACATCAGATTCAATGATTTCAAAGGTAAATTGCTGTCAGAGCTTTTTGAGAAGGATTTGGATGCTCTGTTTCTCAAACACAATAGCTTCACTTCCACCATTGCTGAAAGTTTGGGAAATTCCCCTGTTTCGGTTCCAGTTCTCGCGA TACAAGTCACCGACTGCATCCCAAGCAGCATTGGCAAGATGAACAACACGTTGAACGAGTTCGTCTTCTTGAACAACCACCTTCACGGGTGCTTGCCGCCGGAAATTGGGTCGCTCAGGAACGTGATGGTGTTTGACGGCAGCGGGAACTCCTTCTCCAATGTATTGCCGAATAGCTTCTTCGAGTTGGAGAAGTTAGAGCACTTGAATTTGGCGCACAATGTGTTGACCGAGTTCGTGTCGGAGAAGATTTGCAAGTTGCTGACCTTGTTGAACTTCACGTTTTTGAAGAATTATTTCACGGGAGAGGCTTCCGCCTGCGTGCCGAAGTCGAAGAAAGACACTATTGTGTTGGATGATGCCGGGAACTGCTTGCTGGATCGCCCCAAGTAGAAGTTGATGAAGTCGTGCTTGCTGGTAGTGAGTCGGCCGGTGGATTACAGCAAGGCCAAGTGCGGAGGCAGCCATGGCCACTCTTCTTCTTCCAAGCTGAAACCGCTACCCACTCCTTCGCCGAAGCTAAAACCATCTCCG ccCCCTCGGGGTCAGGGTGTTACAACCCTAGTGACTCCAGTTTCTTCTCCGAAGCCGAAACCATCTCCGGTGCCAGTTCCAACCCTGCCCAAGGGTCCAACACCATCTCCCCCGCCAATCCCTTCGACCCCGGCGACTCCACCACCTTCGCCGAAGCCAAAACCATCTCCGGTGCCAATTCTAGCCCCACCCAAGGCTCCAACACCATCTCCCCCGCCGGTCCCTTCTCCTCCACAATCTTCAAAGCCATCTCCCTCACCAATTTCTAATCCTCTGAGGCCTTCAAAGCCGTCGTCGGCGCCCGAAGGCAGCCCGTTTAAAAACTCTCCCGTAGAAAGGTTTCACTCACCTCCTCCGCCGACTAAGACCGTTCCGCTGTCACCAAAATCAGCCAAGTCACCACCACCGCCAGTTTCCCCACCTCCTCTGGTGCATTCACCTCCACCACTAGTTCAATCGCCACCACCCCCACCACCAGTCCACTTTCCTCCACCACCCGTTTTTTTTCCACCGCCGCTGGTGAACTCCCCTCCGCTGCTGGTCCGCTCTCCCCCACCACCAGTCCACTTTCCTCCACCTCCACTGAAGCAGTCCCACCCCCAACTCCACCGGTccgttccccccccccccccaccagtCCACTCCCCTCCGCCACCAGTTCACTCCCCTCCATCCCCAGTCCACTCCCCTCCTCCACTGGTCCACTCACCTCCACCCCCAGTCCACTCACCTCCACCCCCAATCCACTCCCCTCCTCCGTCGGTCCACTCTCCTCCACCACCAATTTGCTCACCCCCGCCATCATCCGTTTCATCTCCACCACCAATTTTCTCACCACCACCACCGCCCACCCAATCACTGCCACCCCCACCAGTTCGCTCCCCTCCGCCACCAGTCCACTCACCTCCACCCCTAGTCCACTCCCCTCCTTCGTCGGTCCACTCACCTCCACCCCTAGTCCACTCCCCTCCTCCGCCGGTCCACTCTCCTCCACCACCAATTCGCTCCCCCCTGCCACCACCCGTTTCCTCTCCTCCACCACCGGTTTTCTCACCACCACCACCGCCCGCCCAATCACTGCCACCCCCACCATCTCAATCTCCTTATCCTCCTGCTGCTGCCTCTTCCCCACCACCGAGCTACGACGACAACATCATCCTCCCGCCAAACTTCGGATCGGAGTACTTGTCGCCGCCTCCGCCAGCATTCCTAGGCTATTAA